A genome region from Homo sapiens chromosome 8 genomic patch of type FIX, GRCh38.p14 PATCHES HG76_PATCH includes the following:
- the USP17L3 gene encoding ubiquitin carboxyl-terminal hydrolase 17-like protein 3 (The RefSeq protein has 1 substitution compared to this genomic sequence) — protein sequence MGDDSLYLGGEWQFNHFSKLTSSRPDAAFAEIQRTSLPEKSPLSSETRVDLCDDLAPVARQLAPREKLPLSSRRPAAVGAGLQNMGNTCYENASLQCLTYTLPLANYMLSREHSQTCQRPKCCMLCTMQAHITWALHSPGHVIQPSQALASGFHRGKQEDVHEFLMFTVDAMKKACLPGHKQVDHHSKDTTLIHQIFGGCWRSQIKCLHCHGISDTFDPYLDIALDIQAAQSVKQALEQLVKPEELNGENAYHCGLCLQRAPASNTLTLHTSAKVLILVLKRFSDVAGNKLAKNVQYPECLDMQPYMSQQNTGPLVYVLYAVLVHAGWSCHDGHYFSYVKAQEGQWYKMDDAEVTVCSITSVLSQQAYVLFYIQKSEWERHSESVSRGREPRALGAEDTDRRAKQGELKRDHPCLQAPELDEHLVERATQESTLDHWKFLQEQNKTKPEFNVGKVEGTLPPNALVIHQSKYKCGMKNHHPEQQSSLLNLSSTTRTDQESMNTGTLASLQGRTRRAKGKNKHSKRALLVCQ from the coding sequence ATGGGGGACGACTCACTCTACTTGGGAGGTGAGTGGCAGTTCAACCACTTTTCAAAACTCACATCTTCTCAGCCAGATGCAGCTTTTGCTGAAATCCAGCGGACTTCTCTCCCTGAGAAGTCACCACTCTCATCTGAGACCCGTGTCGACCTCTGTGATGATTTGGCTCCTGTGGCAAGACAGCTCGCTCCCAGGGAGAAGCTTCCTCTGAGTAGCAGGAGACCTGCTGCGGTGGGGGCTGGGCTCCAGAATATGGGAAATACCTGCTACGAGAACGCTTCCCTGCAGTGCCTGACATACACACTGCCCCTTGCCAACTACATGCTGTCCCGGGAGCACTCTCAAACATGTCAGCGTCCCAAGTGCTGCATGCTCTGTACTATGCAAGCTCACATCACATGGGCCCTCCACAGTCCTGGCCATGTCATCCAGCCCTCACAGGCATTGGCTTCTGGCTTCCATAGAGGCAAGCAGGAAGATGTCCATGAATTTCTCATGTTCACTGTGGATGCCATGAAAAAGGCATGCCTTCCCGGCCACAAGCAGGTAGATCATCACTCTAAGGACACCACCCTCATCCACCAAATATTTGGAGGCTGCTGGAGATCTCAAATCAAGTGTCTCCACTGCCACGGGATTTCAGACACTTTTGACCCTTACCTGGACATCgccctggatatccaggcagctCAGAGTGTCAAGCAAGCTTTGGAACAGTTGGTGAAGCCCGAAGAACTCAATGGAGAGAATGCCTATCATTGCGGTCTTTGTCTCCAGAGGGCGCCGGCCTCCAACACGTTAACTTTACACACTTCTGCCAAGGTCCTCATCCTTGTCTTGAAGAGATTCTCCGATGTCGCAGGCAACAAACTTGCCAAGAATGTGCAATATCCTGAGTGCCTTGACATGCAGCCATACATGTCTCAGCAGAACACAGGACCTCTTGTCTATGTCCTCTATGCTGTGCTGGTCCACGCTGGGTGGAGTTGTCACGACGGACATTACTTCTCTTATGTCAAAGCTCAAGAAGGCCAGTGGTATAAAATGGATGATGCCGAGGTCACTGTCTGTAGCATCACTTCTGTCCTGAGTCAACAGGCCTATGTCCTCTTTTACATCCAGAAGAGTGAATGGGAAAGACACAGTGAGAGTGTGTCAAGAGGCAGGGAACCAAGAGCCCTCGGCGCTGAAGACACAGACAGGCGAGCAAAGCAAGGAGAGCTCAAGAGAGACCACCCCTGCCTCCAGGCACCCGAGTTGGACGAGCACTTGGTGGAAAGAGCCACTCAGGAAAGCACCTTAGACCACTGGAAATTCCtccaagagcaaaacaaaacgaaGCCTGAGTTCAACGTCGGAAAAGTCGAAGGTACCCTGCCTCCCAACGCACTTGTGATTCATCAATCAAAATACAAGTGTGGGATGAAAAACCATCATCCTGAACAGCAAAGCTCCCTGCTAAACCTCTCTTCGACGACCCGGACAGATCAGGAGTCCATGAACACTGGCACACTCGCTTCTCTGCAAGGGAGGACCAGGAGAGCCAAAGGGAAGAACAAACACAGCAAGAGGGCTCTGCTTGTGTGCCAGTGA